One region of Opitutales bacterium genomic DNA includes:
- a CDS encoding prepilin-type N-terminal cleavage/methylation domain-containing protein, translating to MKNKKGFTLVEIMIVVVIIGLLAAMAVPAFQKVRTNSQNKSIVNNGRQIQAAANQYFLEFGITKAGLDDLVGFDSYINAADSDALKILGETYPATLTQGKTFNISGLPNGAGGGGTDDHTPTSGATALTFSL from the coding sequence ATGAAAAATAAAAAAGGATTCACTCTCGTCGAGATTATGATCGTGGTTGTCATCATTGGTCTTCTTGCAGCGATGGCGGTGCCCGCATTCCAAAAAGTGCGCACTAACTCACAGAATAAGTCGATCGTGAACAACGGACGCCAAATTCAAGCGGCAGCCAACCAATATTTCCTGGAATTTGGTATAACGAAAGCTGGGTTGGATGATCTTGTAGGTTTTGACAGCTATATCAATGCCGCAGATTCTGATGCATTGAAAATCTTGGGCGAGACTTATCCAGCTACCCTTACTCAGGGTAAAACATTCAATATTTCTGGTCTACCAAATGGCGCAGGTGGCGGCGGCACTGACGATCATACACCTACCTCAGGTGCAACCGCTCTTACCTTTTCCCTTTAA
- a CDS encoding glycosyltransferase family 2 protein: MSHRKLSFIIPVYNEEATVIELYERIEAVVSELDGWEHGYYFVDDGSGDDSWKAICDLKIENPTRVHGLRLRRNFGKAEALQLGFDEADADVVITMDSDLQDDPQEIPNFLSKLDQGYDLVSGWKQVRHDPIDKTLPSRVFNALARVGSGVQLHDFNCGFKAYRGIVVKRVKLFGELHRFIPILADAEGFRIGELPVNHLPRLHGVSKYGSKRFVKGLLDLITVIVLTRYLRRPAHIFGGAGLLFGSIGFLILFYLSFMKIFFGEGIGGRPLFFLGILLLLLGAQLVSLGLVAEIINRQSKQDPSNHISETV; the protein is encoded by the coding sequence ATGAGCCATCGGAAACTGAGTTTTATCATTCCTGTCTATAATGAGGAGGCGACCGTTATCGAATTGTATGAACGGATCGAAGCTGTCGTGTCAGAGCTTGATGGCTGGGAGCACGGTTATTATTTTGTGGACGATGGGAGTGGAGACGACTCATGGAAAGCGATCTGTGACTTAAAAATAGAAAACCCAACTCGCGTTCATGGGCTGCGGTTGAGACGCAATTTTGGCAAAGCTGAAGCATTGCAGCTCGGTTTTGACGAGGCCGATGCAGATGTGGTGATTACTATGGACTCGGACCTACAAGATGATCCGCAGGAAATTCCCAATTTCCTAAGCAAGTTGGATCAGGGCTATGATCTTGTCTCGGGCTGGAAACAAGTGCGCCACGACCCTATCGATAAGACTTTGCCGTCACGGGTGTTCAACGCCCTGGCTCGAGTCGGCAGCGGAGTTCAACTCCATGACTTCAATTGTGGGTTTAAAGCTTATCGAGGCATTGTGGTAAAACGCGTGAAGCTGTTTGGAGAGCTGCATCGATTCATCCCTATTCTCGCCGATGCAGAAGGTTTCCGTATTGGTGAGTTACCGGTAAATCATCTGCCGCGCCTTCACGGAGTCTCTAAGTACGGAAGCAAGCGTTTTGTAAAGGGCCTGTTGGATTTAATCACGGTGATTGTATTGACCCGCTATTTGCGGCGACCAGCTCATATTTTTGGAGGAGCGGGCCTCTTGTTTGGCTCGATCGGATTTTTGATTCTCTTTTATCTGTCCTTTATGAAGATTTTCTTTGGAGAGGGGATTGGCGGTCGACCGCTATTTTTCTTGGGGATTTTGCTGCTTTTGCTTGGAGCGCAGCTTGTGTCTTTGGGTTTGGTAGCAGAGATCATAAACCGGCAGTCTAAGCAGGATCCATCAAATCATATATCTGAGACTGTCTGA